The proteins below come from a single Balaenoptera ricei isolate mBalRic1 chromosome 17, mBalRic1.hap2, whole genome shotgun sequence genomic window:
- the LOC132352025 gene encoding gametocyte-specific factor 1 — protein sequence MEDTYIDTLDPEKLLQCPYDKNHQIRACRFPYHLIKCRKNHPDVADKLATCPFNARHQVPRAEISHHISSCDDKSCIEQDVVSQTRNLGQETLTESTWQCPPCDEDWDKDLWEQTSTPFVWGTATYCGNNSPASNIVMEHKSNLASGMRVPKSLPYVLPWKNNGNAQ from the coding sequence ATGGAAGACACTTACATCGATACCCTGGACCCTGAAAAGCTGTTACAATGCCCCTATGATAAAAACCACCAGATCAGGGCCTGCAGGTTTCCTTATCATCTTATCAAGTGCAGAAAGAATCATCCTGACGTCGCAGACAAACTGGCTACTTGTCCCTTCAATGCTCGCCATCAGGTTCCTCGGGCTGAAATCAGTCATCATATCTCAAGCTGTGATGACAAAAGCTGTATTGAGCAGGATGTAGTCAGCCAAACCAGGAACCTCGGACAAGAGACTCTGACTGAGAGCACATGGCAGTGCCCTCCTTGCGATGAAGACTGGGATAAAGATTTGTGGGAACAGACCAGCACCCCATTTGTCTGGGGCACAGCCACCTACTGTGGCAACAACAGCCCCGCAAGCAACATAGTTATGGAACATAAGAGTAACCTGGCTTCAGGCATGCGTGTTCCCAAGTCTCTGCCATATGTTCTGCCATGGAAAAACAATGGAAATGCACAGTAA